Proteins co-encoded in one Scatophagus argus isolate fScaArg1 chromosome 11, fScaArg1.pri, whole genome shotgun sequence genomic window:
- the si:dkey-3d4.3 gene encoding ras guanine nucleotide exchange factor F isoform X2: MRASCMCLEACWILHTPSGGVRSGCLTSKWVHWQGKTGSPQTQKPTNRKGHSAVVVGSAMLLYGGFIDIKGSSQEFWSLDFGTTAWSLLSASQQASLGPGPRHSHSAVAYQGCMYLFGGLKGLREQRDFWKWNSTSHMWSSVKNKSGPSRLMGHSAVVYKDSMLLFGGGESQNSPKNCLWRYNFTTQTWGQVATLLGSTPPDRIHHCCTGLGPSYRSDTSSPDSSSGLQPRLPDLRMRPFKNKCFPAPLTFLGSDGAIELETFGPDRRYGRKTLPQSSELMETDGQRIENCLTFENKAFSKQCSVEEPMDEEDGDVAQHLPDLLLVLGGRPCTRHNPISVWQMTLTDS; encoded by the exons ATGAG GGCTTCCTGTATGTGTTTGGAGGCATGCTGGATTCTGCATACACCAAGTGGAGGTGTCCGCTCTGGGTGTTTGACATCG AAGTGGGTACACTGGCAGGGGAAGACGGGCTCCCCTCAG aCCCAAAAGCCAACCAACAGGAAGGGACACAGTGCTGTGGTTGTTGGCTCCGCCATGCTGCTGTATGGAGGTTTCATCGACATCAAAGGATCCTCACAGGAGTTTTGGAGTTTGGATTTTG GCACCACAGCCTGGTCCCTGCTCAGTGCCTCTCAGCAGGCCTCACTGGGCCCAGGACCCAGACACAGTCACTCAGCCGTGGCCTACCAGGGCTGCATGTACCTGTTCGGGGGCCTGAAAGGCCTGAGGGAGCAGAGGGACTTCTGGAAGTGGAATTCCACCAGCCACATGTGGAGCTCTGTCAAAAACAA GTCCGGTCCCTCCAGACTGATGGGCCATTCAGCTGTGGTCTACAAGGACAGTATGCTTCTTTTTGGGGGAGGCGAGAGTCAGAACTCTCCAAAGAACTGCCTGTGGAGGTACAACTTCACCACTCAGACATGGGGGCAGGTCGCCACGCTCCTGGGCTCGACCCCCCCAGACAGGATTCACCACTGCTGCACTGGGCTGGGTCCCAGCTACAGGTCCGACACCAGCAGTCCCGACTCCAGCTCAGGACTCCAGCCCAGGCTGCCGGATCTGAGAATGAGGCCCTTTAAGAACAAGTGCTTCCCTGCCCCGCTCACCTTTCTAGGATCAGATGGAGCTATAGAGCTGGAGACGTTCGGCCCTGACAGGCGCTACGGCAGGAAAACACTCCCACAGTCCTCAGAACTGATGGAGACGGATGGACAGCGGATTGAAAACTGTTTGACCTTTGAAAACAAGGCTTTCAGTAAACAGTGCTCAGTTGAGGAGCCGATGGACGAGGAGGATGGAGATGTAGCCCAGCATCTGCCTGATCTCCTGCTGGTGCTGGGGGGACGACCTTGCACCAGACACAATCCAATCTCTGTGTGGCAAATGACTCTGACCGACTCATAA
- the inhbb gene encoding inhibin beta B chain, with translation MSTYGLVLSCLFACVLSVRCGSVTGAETQSSPQESCASCGFRAPDQSERVNIDFLEAVKRHILNRLQMRDRPNITHPIPKAAMVTALRRLHAGKVREDGRVEIPSFDGQAAFNNEVQAETSEIISFAESDEHTSTKSGLYFLVSNEGNQNLYVSQANLWLYFRVLPAGPEKGLRRKVTVKIHYQEAGAASGAEGGPGGGGGGGGGTGRWALVEKRVDLKRSGWHTFPLSEAVRAVFGKGSRRQDLEVHCEGCETAGVAPVLVDPGDPSHRPFLVVRARQADGKHRIRKRGLECDGTSGGLCCRQQFYIDFRLIGWNDWIIAPAGYYGNYCEGSCPAYMAGVPGSASSFHTAVVNQYRMRGMSPGSVNSCCIPTKLSTMSMLYFDDEYNIVKRDVPNMIVEECGCA, from the exons ATGAGCACATACGGCCTGGTTTTGTCCTGTTTATTTGCGTGCGTTCTCTCCGTGCGCTGCGGCTCGGTGACCGGGGCAGAGACTCAGAGCTCGCCCCAGGAGTCGTGCGCGTCCTGCGGCTTCAGGGCGCCTGATCAGTCGGAGCGGGTGAACATAGACTTCTTGGAGGCGGTGAAGAGACACATACTGAACCGGCTGCAGATGAGAGACAGACCCAACATCACCCATCCCATCCCGAAGGCTGCGATGGTGACGGCGCTGAGGAGGCTGCACGCCGGGAAGGTGCGAGAGGACGGCCGGGTGGAGATCCCCAGCTTTGACGGACAGGCTGCGTTCAACAACGAGGTCCAAGCCGAGACTTCTGAGATCATCAGCTTCGCCGAATCAG ATGAGCACACATCCACCAAGTCTGGTCTCTACTTCCTCGTCTCCAATGAGGGCAACCAGAACCTGTATGTGTCCCAGGCAAACCTGTGGCTCTACTTCCGAGTGCTGCCTGCCGGTCCTGAGAAGGGCCTCCGGAGGAAGGTGACTGTCAAGATCCACTACCAGGAGGCAGGAGCTGCCAGTGGTGCAGAGGGAGGCccaggaggtggtggtggtggtggagggggaaCAGGCCGCTGGGCCCTGGTGGAGAAGCGGGTGGATCTGAAGCGCAGTGGCTGGCATACCTTCCCCCTTTCGGAGGCGGTGCGGGCTGTGTTCGGGAAAGGCAGCCGACGGCAGGACCTGGAGGTGCACTGCGAGGGCTGTGAGACAGCCGGCGTGGCTCcggtgctggtggacccaggAGACCCGTCCCACCGGCCCTTCCTGGTGGTGCGTGCGCGACAGGCGGACGGAAAGCACCGCATTCGCAAGCGGGGGCTGGAGTGCGACGGCACGAGCGGCGGCCTTTGCTGCCGGCAGCAATTTTACATAGACTTCCGCCTTATTGGCTGGAACGACTGGATCATTGCACCTGCTGGTTATTACGGCAACTACTGTGAGGGCAGCTGCCCGGCCTACATGGCGGGTGTGCCGGGCTCGGCCTCGTCCTTCCACACTGCAGTCGTTAACCAGTACCGCATGAGAGGTATGAGCCCAGGCTCGGTCAACTCCTGCTGCATCCCCACCAAGCTCAGTACTATGTCCATGCTCTACTTTGACGATGAATACAACATCGTTAAGAGGGACGTGCCCAACATGATCGTGGAGGAGTGTGGCTGTGCTTGA
- the si:dkey-3d4.3 gene encoding leucine-zipper-like transcriptional regulator 1 homolog isoform X1, whose translation MPVMSENSPCLWTRLPQSSQSPCDRYKHACCNYDGSVYVLGGRDSSCLRDFWRYNVVCDEWTKLNCTGETAPEELEEHSMVAHEGFLYVFGGMLDSAYTKWRCPLWVFDIAKQKWVHWQGKTGSPQTQKPTNRKGHSAVVVGSAMLLYGGFIDIKGSSQEFWSLDFGTTAWSLLSASQQASLGPGPRHSHSAVAYQGCMYLFGGLKGLREQRDFWKWNSTSHMWSSVKNKSGPSRLMGHSAVVYKDSMLLFGGGESQNSPKNCLWRYNFTTQTWGQVATLLGSTPPDRIHHCCTGLGPSYRSDTSSPDSSSGLQPRLPDLRMRPFKNKCFPAPLTFLGSDGAIELETFGPDRRYGRKTLPQSSELMETDGQRIENCLTFENKAFSKQCSVEEPMDEEDGDVAQHLPDLLLVLGGRPCTRHNPISVWQMTLTDS comes from the exons ATGCCAGTGATGAGTGAAAATAGTCCCTGCCTGTGGACTCGGCTCCCCCAGAGCAGCCAGTCGCCATGTGACCGTTATAAGCACGCCTGCTGCAACTACGATGGAAGTGTCTATGTCCTGGGAGGAAGAGACAGCAGCTGTCTGAGGGACTTCTGGAGGTACAACGTCG TGTGTGACGAGTGGACAAAGTTGAATTGCACCGGTGAAACTGCACCAGAAGAACTAGAGGAACATTCTATGGTGGCTCATGAG GGCTTCCTGTATGTGTTTGGAGGCATGCTGGATTCTGCATACACCAAGTGGAGGTGTCCGCTCTGGGTGTTTGACATCG caaaGCAGAAGTGGGTACACTGGCAGGGGAAGACGGGCTCCCCTCAG aCCCAAAAGCCAACCAACAGGAAGGGACACAGTGCTGTGGTTGTTGGCTCCGCCATGCTGCTGTATGGAGGTTTCATCGACATCAAAGGATCCTCACAGGAGTTTTGGAGTTTGGATTTTG GCACCACAGCCTGGTCCCTGCTCAGTGCCTCTCAGCAGGCCTCACTGGGCCCAGGACCCAGACACAGTCACTCAGCCGTGGCCTACCAGGGCTGCATGTACCTGTTCGGGGGCCTGAAAGGCCTGAGGGAGCAGAGGGACTTCTGGAAGTGGAATTCCACCAGCCACATGTGGAGCTCTGTCAAAAACAA GTCCGGTCCCTCCAGACTGATGGGCCATTCAGCTGTGGTCTACAAGGACAGTATGCTTCTTTTTGGGGGAGGCGAGAGTCAGAACTCTCCAAAGAACTGCCTGTGGAGGTACAACTTCACCACTCAGACATGGGGGCAGGTCGCCACGCTCCTGGGCTCGACCCCCCCAGACAGGATTCACCACTGCTGCACTGGGCTGGGTCCCAGCTACAGGTCCGACACCAGCAGTCCCGACTCCAGCTCAGGACTCCAGCCCAGGCTGCCGGATCTGAGAATGAGGCCCTTTAAGAACAAGTGCTTCCCTGCCCCGCTCACCTTTCTAGGATCAGATGGAGCTATAGAGCTGGAGACGTTCGGCCCTGACAGGCGCTACGGCAGGAAAACACTCCCACAGTCCTCAGAACTGATGGAGACGGATGGACAGCGGATTGAAAACTGTTTGACCTTTGAAAACAAGGCTTTCAGTAAACAGTGCTCAGTTGAGGAGCCGATGGACGAGGAGGATGGAGATGTAGCCCAGCATCTGCCTGATCTCCTGCTGGTGCTGGGGGGACGACCTTGCACCAGACACAATCCAATCTCTGTGTGGCAAATGACTCTGACCGACTCATAA